One segment of Mycolicibacterium baixiangningiae DNA contains the following:
- a CDS encoding TetR family transcriptional regulator, with amino-acid sequence MRDGPDTRRRILDAAAAEFAAYGIAGARVDRISANAKANKARLYAYFGNKDGLFDQVFGELAQTIMNAVPFTPEDLPGYAASLFDTCLDSPDIVRLSTWARLERVQAGEFAVELRADTEKKVRSIAEAQANNLVNPRLDPHDVLTMIMAMALAWSPASLSYTATRSDPAEDTARRRRALIEMVGNAVSA; translated from the coding sequence ATGAGGGACGGTCCGGACACGCGACGCCGCATACTCGACGCGGCGGCGGCCGAATTCGCGGCCTACGGGATCGCCGGTGCCCGCGTCGACCGCATTTCGGCGAACGCGAAGGCGAACAAAGCCCGGCTCTACGCCTACTTCGGCAACAAGGACGGGCTCTTCGATCAGGTATTCGGTGAGCTCGCCCAGACGATCATGAATGCGGTGCCGTTCACCCCTGAGGACCTACCCGGTTATGCTGCAAGCCTTTTCGATACCTGTCTCGACAGTCCCGACATCGTGCGCCTTTCGACATGGGCGCGGCTGGAACGGGTGCAGGCCGGCGAGTTCGCCGTGGAACTGCGAGCGGATACCGAGAAGAAAGTGCGTTCGATCGCGGAGGCTCAAGCCAACAACCTCGTCAACCCGCGGTTGGACCCTCACGACGTGTTGACGATGATCATGGCCATGGCGTTGGCGTGGTCGCCCGCGAGCCTGTCCTACACGGCAACCCGTAGCGATCCCGCCGAAGACACTGCCCGACGGAGACGCGCACTCATCGAGATGGTGGGTAACGCGGTGTCCGCCTGA
- a CDS encoding enoyl-CoA hydratase/isomerase family protein, with product MTTTSEKEGSETKGSEHGTPRPPDGDWLGTQFLRFTREGAFGLCTLDRPEARNAMTPAMYFGIKYAVNHVGTDPDLAGLLITGTGDVFAPGGDMGGGGADNWLTFGTALGMDALPFDTLRQSAKPVVAAVNGLCQGGGLQIALCADMAVVSDRATFRVPELYRGIADTYYSHMLARLIGPVRTRDLMFTGRTLSAAEALDWGMVARVVPHDDLHDAAREVLTQCCRTAPKARAVIKSSIDNYIGLYDRIGMQSSLGAPESIEGFMAFKERRSPEWVHPALRVDGRL from the coding sequence ATGACGACGACGTCAGAAAAAGAGGGGTCAGAGACGAAGGGGTCGGAGCACGGCACACCCCGCCCGCCGGACGGCGACTGGCTGGGCACGCAGTTTCTGCGCTTCACCCGGGAGGGCGCCTTCGGGTTGTGCACGCTCGATCGGCCCGAGGCGCGGAACGCGATGACACCCGCGATGTACTTCGGGATCAAGTACGCCGTGAACCATGTCGGGACGGATCCCGACCTTGCGGGTCTGCTGATCACCGGGACGGGCGACGTATTCGCGCCGGGCGGCGACATGGGCGGCGGCGGCGCGGACAACTGGCTGACCTTCGGCACGGCGCTGGGTATGGATGCGTTGCCGTTCGACACCCTGCGCCAGTCCGCGAAACCCGTTGTGGCAGCAGTGAACGGGCTCTGTCAGGGTGGCGGGCTGCAGATCGCGCTGTGCGCCGACATGGCGGTGGTCAGCGATCGTGCGACGTTCCGGGTGCCGGAGCTCTACCGCGGCATCGCCGACACCTATTACAGCCACATGCTGGCGCGGCTGATCGGGCCGGTGCGCACCCGCGACCTCATGTTCACCGGCCGCACGCTGTCGGCCGCCGAGGCGCTGGACTGGGGCATGGTGGCGCGGGTGGTCCCGCACGACGACCTCCACGACGCCGCACGTGAGGTGCTGACGCAGTGTTGCCGCACGGCCCCCAAGGCCAGGGCGGTGATCAAGTCCAGCATCGACAATTACATCGGCCTCTACGACCGCATCGGTATGCAGTCGAGCCTGGGCGCACCGGAGTCGATCGAAGGGTTCATGGCCTTCAAGGAGCGGCGCTCACCCGAGTGGGTGCATCCGGCGTTGCGAGTGGACGGGCGCTTGTAG
- a CDS encoding NAD(P)/FAD-dependent oxidoreductase translates to MTVPTQKVAVAIIGGGPSGLTAAAALAPDVDVLVLEREAELGGIPRHSDHPGYGMRDLHRFMSGPAYARRLTVKALDAGAMLETEAMVTGWGGERLLQVTSPRGVRTVSADAVVLATGARERPRPARLIPGDRPDGVYTTGQLQNLVHLHRAQVGARALIVGAELVSWSAVLTLREAGCATVAMITSHPRSESYAAFRIPGRTLTEGPVLTRSRLVSIHGKDRVRSAVVEHLGTGERTTVECDTVVFTGDWIPDHELARTAGLTMDAGTRGPVVDAALRTSAPGVFAVGNLLHPVDTADGAALDGRHVAAAVRGWLQRHQAPETGVRIRTDGPFTWVAPQLITPNGGTASRGDLLFWVEEYRRLPKLRAVQDGRMLATARTPWPAAPGRVFRAPWSLVARADPNGGDVTVSFA, encoded by the coding sequence ATGACGGTGCCGACTCAGAAGGTCGCGGTGGCGATCATCGGCGGCGGCCCGTCTGGGCTCACCGCTGCGGCGGCCCTCGCCCCCGACGTCGACGTCCTGGTCCTCGAACGGGAAGCGGAGCTCGGCGGAATCCCCCGGCACAGTGACCATCCCGGCTACGGGATGCGCGACCTCCACCGGTTCATGTCCGGGCCCGCCTACGCGCGGCGACTGACCGTGAAAGCGCTCGACGCCGGCGCCATGCTCGAGACCGAGGCGATGGTGACGGGGTGGGGTGGTGAGCGCCTGCTGCAGGTGACCTCACCGCGCGGCGTTCGGACGGTGTCGGCCGACGCGGTGGTACTCGCCACCGGTGCACGCGAACGCCCCCGGCCGGCCCGGCTGATTCCGGGTGACCGACCCGACGGGGTGTACACCACCGGGCAACTGCAGAACCTGGTGCACCTGCACCGTGCGCAGGTCGGCGCGCGCGCCCTGATCGTCGGCGCCGAACTGGTCAGCTGGTCGGCGGTGCTCACGCTGCGCGAGGCGGGCTGCGCCACGGTCGCGATGATCACGAGCCACCCGCGTTCGGAATCGTATGCGGCGTTCCGCATTCCGGGCCGCACATTGACAGAGGGGCCGGTGCTCACACGCAGCCGACTGGTGAGCATCCACGGCAAGGACCGGGTCCGAAGCGCGGTGGTGGAGCACCTCGGCACCGGTGAGCGCACCACCGTCGAGTGCGACACCGTCGTGTTCACCGGCGACTGGATTCCCGACCACGAACTGGCGCGCACCGCAGGTCTGACGATGGACGCCGGTACCCGTGGGCCCGTCGTCGACGCCGCGTTACGCACCAGTGCGCCAGGGGTATTCGCGGTGGGAAACCTGCTCCACCCCGTCGACACCGCCGACGGCGCCGCACTCGACGGCCGGCACGTCGCTGCCGCGGTGCGGGGCTGGCTGCAACGCCACCAGGCCCCGGAGACCGGTGTGCGCATCCGCACCGACGGGCCGTTCACGTGGGTCGCCCCGCAGCTCATCACCCCCAACGGCGGCACCGCGTCGCGTGGCGATCTACTGTTCTGGGTCGAGGAGTACCGCCGACTGCCGAAGCTGCGGGCGGTGCAGGACGGGCGCATGCTGGCGACGGCACGCACGCCGTGGCCGGCGGCGCCGGGACGGGTCTTCCGCGCACCGTGGTCCCTGGTGGCGCGGGCGGATCCGAACGGCGGCGACGTGACGGTGTCGTTCGCCTGA
- a CDS encoding vWA domain-containing protein — MPPRRVRPPQPLAPHGIPGHLVEFVEALRKQGISVGPSETVDAGRVMGVLGLGDREVLREGLACAVLRRPDHRDTYDAMFDLFFPAAMGGKTVLADEDADPDGQSLPPEDVEAMREALVKLLTDNPELAELDERLTAMIAQIVESYGRYNSSRGPSYSSYQALKAMSLDDLEGRLLAGLLAPYGDEPTPTQEQIAKAMAARRISQLRNMVEGETKRRTAEQLGRDHVQMYGVPQLAENVEFLRASGEQLRQMRRVVAPLARTLATRLAARRRRSRAGEIDMRKTLRKSMSTGGVPIDVVLKKPHPARPELIVLCDVSGSVAGFSNFTLMLVHALRQQFSRVRVFAFIDTTDEVTQLFGPDADLAVAVQRITREAGVYTRDGHSDYGNAFVSFLHKYPAALSPRSSLLVLGDGRNNYRNPETELLARMVNASRHAHWLNPEPKHLWGSGDSATPRYEDIITMHECRSAKQLAAVIDQLLPV, encoded by the coding sequence ATGCCGCCGCGCCGCGTCCGACCGCCACAGCCGCTCGCCCCGCACGGGATCCCCGGCCATCTGGTCGAGTTCGTCGAGGCGCTGCGCAAACAAGGCATCTCGGTCGGTCCGTCCGAGACGGTCGACGCCGGCCGGGTGATGGGCGTGCTCGGTCTCGGTGACCGGGAGGTGCTGCGCGAAGGCCTCGCGTGTGCGGTGCTGCGGCGGCCGGATCATCGCGACACCTACGACGCGATGTTCGACCTGTTCTTCCCGGCCGCGATGGGCGGTAAGACCGTGCTCGCCGACGAGGACGCCGACCCCGACGGGCAGAGCCTGCCGCCCGAGGACGTCGAGGCGATGCGCGAGGCGCTGGTGAAGCTGTTGACCGACAACCCCGAACTCGCCGAACTCGACGAACGGCTGACGGCGATGATCGCCCAGATCGTCGAGTCCTACGGCCGCTACAACTCCAGCCGGGGTCCGTCGTATTCGTCGTATCAGGCGCTCAAGGCGATGAGCCTCGACGACCTCGAGGGCCGCCTACTCGCCGGGTTGCTGGCGCCATACGGCGACGAACCCACACCCACTCAGGAACAGATCGCCAAGGCCATGGCCGCGAGACGGATATCGCAGCTCCGGAACATGGTCGAGGGGGAGACCAAACGGCGGACTGCCGAGCAGCTCGGGCGCGACCATGTGCAGATGTACGGGGTGCCCCAGCTCGCCGAGAACGTCGAGTTCCTGCGGGCGTCCGGTGAGCAGCTGCGCCAGATGCGCCGGGTGGTCGCCCCGTTGGCACGGACACTGGCCACGCGGCTCGCCGCGCGCCGCCGCCGTTCCCGGGCGGGAGAGATCGATATGCGCAAGACACTGCGCAAGTCGATGTCGACCGGGGGAGTGCCCATCGACGTCGTCCTCAAGAAGCCGCATCCGGCGCGGCCGGAACTGATCGTGCTGTGCGACGTGTCGGGGTCGGTCGCCGGGTTCAGCAACTTCACGCTGATGCTCGTTCACGCGCTGCGCCAACAGTTCAGTCGGGTTCGCGTCTTTGCCTTTATCGACACCACCGACGAGGTGACCCAGTTGTTCGGGCCCGACGCCGATCTCGCGGTCGCGGTGCAGCGCATCACCCGTGAGGCCGGCGTGTACACCCGCGACGGGCACTCCGACTACGGCAACGCCTTCGTGTCGTTCCTGCACAAGTATCCGGCGGCGCTCTCCCCGCGCAGCTCGCTGCTGGTGCTCGGCGACGGACGCAACAACTACCGCAATCCGGAAACGGAGTTGCTGGCGCGGATGGTCAACGCCAGCCGCCACGCGCACTGGCTGAACCCGGAACCGAAACACCTGTGGGGAAGCGGTGATTCGGCCACACCGCGGTACGAGGACATCATCACCATGCACGAGTGCCGGTCGGCCAAACAGCTGGCCGCGGTGATCGATCAGCTACTGCCCGTCTGA
- a CDS encoding ribokinase, with protein MVAARVCVVGSINADLRFTVPSLPRPGQTVLASSMSSSPGGKGGNQAIAAARAGADVRLVGALGDDAAAGQLRSHLRDNGVGLDGVATMPGPSGSAVVTVDSAAENTIVVAPGANAHLTLNSPAVRAVISESDVVLLQLEIPLATANDAARVARAAGALVIVNASPAGAPPHELLRLAEATDVVVVNQAEAGEWHWHVPHLVITRGARGASYIGDGERFDIPAPTVEAVDSTGAGDVFAGVLAAHWRSGPEDALRRACTAGALATLVPGAGDCAPTADAIDDAMRRQEKR; from the coding sequence ATGGTGGCGGCGCGAGTCTGCGTGGTGGGCAGCATCAACGCCGACCTGCGTTTCACGGTGCCGTCACTGCCCAGGCCCGGCCAGACCGTGCTCGCCTCCTCGATGTCCTCCTCTCCCGGCGGCAAGGGTGGCAATCAGGCGATCGCCGCAGCACGCGCGGGCGCCGACGTGCGACTGGTGGGCGCGCTGGGTGACGACGCGGCCGCCGGGCAGTTGCGCAGTCACCTGCGCGACAACGGTGTCGGCCTCGACGGTGTCGCGACGATGCCCGGCCCCAGCGGATCGGCCGTCGTGACCGTCGACTCCGCGGCCGAGAACACGATCGTCGTCGCACCCGGCGCCAACGCACACCTGACCCTGAACTCCCCCGCGGTGCGCGCGGTGATCTCGGAGTCCGATGTCGTTCTGCTGCAGCTCGAGATCCCCCTGGCCACCGCGAACGACGCGGCCCGGGTGGCGCGTGCCGCGGGAGCGTTGGTCATCGTGAACGCCTCGCCCGCGGGCGCGCCGCCCCACGAACTGCTGAGGCTTGCCGAAGCGACCGACGTCGTGGTGGTCAACCAGGCTGAGGCCGGCGAATGGCATTGGCATGTACCGCATCTGGTGATCACCCGCGGCGCCCGTGGCGCCAGCTACATCGGCGACGGTGAGCGGTTCGACATCCCGGCACCGACGGTCGAGGCCGTCGACAGCACCGGCGCCGGTGACGTGTTCGCAGGAGTGCTGGCCGCGCACTGGCGCTCCGGCCCTGAAGATGCGCTCCGCCGCGCGTGCACCGCGGGAGCGCTGGCCACCCTGGTACCCGGCGCCGGTGACTGCGCCCCCACCGCTGATGCGATCGACGATGCAATGAGACGACAGGAGAAGCGATGA
- a CDS encoding glutamate-5-semialdehyde dehydrogenase: protein MSVHAPAVPDLRTEVHDAARRARVASRALATLSTETKNQALRAAADRVLMDAHLIIAANKRDLEKAEAAGTPAAMLDRLALDPQRIDGVAAGLRQVASLPDPVGEVLRGSTLVNGLQLRQQRVPLGVVGIVYEGRPNVTVDAFGLTLKSGNAVLLRGSSSAAHSNAALVDSLRAALIAEALDADAVQLLPSHDRASVTHLIQARGLVDVVIPRGGAGLIDAVVRDAQVPTIETGVGNCHVYVHSAADLDMAESILLNAKTRRPSVCNAAESLLVDAAIAEHAVPRLTKALQDAGVTVHADPTDEELRTEFLSMDIALAVVDGVDAAIAHINKYGSGHTEAIVTTDLAAAQRFSERVDAAAVMVNASTAFTDGEQFGFGAEIGISTQKLHARGPMGLPELTSTKWIVWGDGHTRPA from the coding sequence ATGAGTGTGCACGCCCCCGCAGTGCCCGATCTGCGCACCGAGGTCCACGACGCCGCCCGCCGGGCCCGGGTCGCCTCGCGAGCGCTGGCGACGCTGTCCACCGAGACGAAGAACCAGGCACTGCGCGCGGCAGCCGACCGGGTGCTCATGGACGCGCACCTGATCATCGCGGCCAACAAGCGGGACCTCGAGAAAGCCGAGGCTGCGGGTACGCCGGCCGCGATGCTCGACCGACTGGCGCTGGACCCCCAGCGCATCGACGGGGTGGCGGCCGGGCTGCGCCAGGTCGCGAGCCTGCCGGACCCGGTGGGTGAGGTGCTGCGCGGCAGCACGTTGGTCAACGGCCTGCAGCTACGTCAGCAGCGGGTACCGCTCGGCGTGGTCGGCATCGTCTACGAGGGTCGCCCCAATGTCACCGTCGACGCATTCGGGCTCACGCTGAAATCGGGCAACGCGGTGCTGTTGCGCGGCAGTTCGTCGGCGGCGCACTCCAACGCCGCGCTCGTCGACTCGCTGCGCGCCGCCCTGATCGCCGAGGCCCTCGACGCCGATGCGGTGCAGCTGCTGCCGAGCCACGACCGCGCCAGCGTCACCCACCTCATCCAGGCCCGCGGCCTGGTCGACGTGGTGATCCCACGCGGCGGCGCCGGCCTGATCGACGCCGTCGTCCGCGACGCGCAGGTGCCCACGATCGAGACCGGGGTGGGCAACTGTCACGTCTACGTGCACTCCGCGGCCGACCTCGACATGGCCGAATCCATCCTGCTCAACGCCAAGACCCGACGGCCCAGCGTCTGCAACGCCGCCGAGTCGCTGCTCGTCGACGCCGCCATCGCCGAGCACGCCGTACCCCGGCTGACCAAAGCGCTGCAGGACGCGGGGGTGACCGTCCACGCCGACCCGACCGACGAAGAACTGCGCACCGAATTCCTGTCGATGGACATCGCGCTGGCCGTGGTCGACGGCGTCGACGCCGCGATCGCGCACATCAACAAATACGGCTCCGGGCACACCGAGGCCATTGTCACGACGGATCTCGCTGCCGCGCAACGGTTCTCCGAACGCGTGGATGCAGCCGCGGTGATGGTCAACGCGTCGACGGCGTTCACCGACGGTGAGCAGTTCGGTTTCGGCGCCGAGATCGGGATCTCCACCCAGAAGTTGCACGCCCGCGGGCCGATGGGTCTGCCAGAATTGACGTCAACCAAGTGGATTGTGTGGGGAGACGGCCACACCCGCCCTGCCTAG
- a CDS encoding ArsR/SmtB family transcription factor, producing the protein MQTVIRSDALSRFGCALSDATRAEILLILRDGPGYPSELADRIGVSRQILSNHLACLRGCGLVTVSPEGRRSRYELSDPRIAHALDDLLGLVLTVDPACCPTADDEACC; encoded by the coding sequence ATGCAGACGGTCATCCGCAGCGATGCGTTGTCCAGATTCGGTTGTGCGCTGTCGGACGCCACGCGCGCGGAGATCCTGCTGATTCTGCGGGACGGCCCGGGCTACCCGTCGGAACTCGCCGATCGCATCGGGGTGTCCCGTCAGATCCTTTCCAACCACCTCGCGTGCCTGCGCGGATGCGGGCTGGTCACCGTGTCACCCGAGGGCCGTCGAAGCCGCTACGAACTGTCCGACCCGCGCATCGCCCACGCGCTCGACGATCTACTCGGCCTGGTGCTGACCGTCGACCCCGCGTGCTGTCCGACCGCCGACGACGAGGCGTGCTGCTGA
- a CDS encoding NAD(P)-dependent alcohol dehydrogenase, translating to MRVNAFAATSAGAELAPYQYEAGELGPLEVDVDVTHCGICHSDLVMIDNDWGYANFPLVAGHEAAGVVSAVGTMVDPERLAVGQRVVVGAIAGSCMSCEFCLTGRQQLCLSRDDTVLRGDRGGFASSVRASDWRFAYPLPEAIELQDAGPLLCAGVTVFAPFLRHGVKPTDHVGIVGIGGLGHLAIQFARAWGCEVTAISSSSGKRDQAVGLGADHFIGTRGTDELDRAAGTFDFILSTVSGDIPWDDYLAALKPQGTLCVVGMPESAIQIGPLSLLVSEKTISGGVPASRQETMQMLEFAARTGVRPLVETFPMGDINRAIERVRSGDVRFRAVVAAQ from the coding sequence ATGCGTGTCAATGCTTTTGCGGCAACCAGTGCCGGCGCCGAACTCGCCCCGTACCAGTACGAGGCCGGCGAGCTCGGCCCACTCGAAGTCGATGTCGACGTCACCCACTGCGGGATCTGTCACAGCGATCTGGTGATGATCGACAACGACTGGGGCTACGCGAACTTCCCGTTGGTCGCCGGCCACGAGGCCGCGGGCGTGGTGTCGGCCGTCGGGACGATGGTCGACCCCGAACGGCTCGCGGTCGGCCAACGTGTAGTGGTCGGCGCCATCGCGGGTTCGTGCATGAGCTGCGAGTTCTGCCTCACCGGTCGTCAGCAGCTTTGTCTCAGTAGGGACGACACGGTGCTGCGCGGCGACCGCGGTGGCTTTGCCTCCTCGGTGCGAGCCAGCGACTGGCGCTTCGCCTACCCGCTCCCCGAGGCCATCGAACTGCAGGACGCCGGCCCGCTGCTCTGCGCAGGCGTCACGGTGTTCGCGCCGTTCCTCAGGCACGGCGTCAAGCCCACCGATCACGTCGGCATCGTCGGCATCGGGGGACTCGGTCACCTGGCGATCCAGTTCGCCAGGGCCTGGGGTTGCGAGGTCACCGCGATCTCCTCCTCATCCGGCAAGCGGGACCAGGCCGTGGGACTGGGTGCCGACCACTTCATCGGAACCCGTGGCACCGACGAATTAGACCGGGCAGCAGGCACATTCGACTTCATCCTGAGCACCGTTTCCGGCGACATCCCCTGGGATGACTATCTGGCCGCCTTGAAGCCGCAGGGGACACTGTGCGTGGTCGGCATGCCGGAGAGCGCGATCCAGATCGGTCCGCTGTCGCTTCTGGTCTCGGAGAAGACGATCTCCGGAGGGGTCCCGGCGTCGCGTCAGGAGACCATGCAGATGCTCGAGTTCGCCGCTCGCACGGGCGTGCGGCCGTTGGTCGAGACCTTCCCCATGGGCGACATCAACCGGGCGATCGAGCGGGTGCGATCAGGTGACGTGCGTTTCCGGGCCGTCGTGGCAGCACAGTAA
- a CDS encoding cation transporter — protein MATSTARRATLTRRVRLLVAATIAYNVVEALVALTEGVRVSSSALVGFGLDSVIEVSSAAAVAWQFAARDPETREKAALRFIAFSFFALAAYVTVDAVLSLLGMREPRPSLIGIVLAAASLLIMPVLSLTQRRAGRELGSLSAVADSKQTLLCTYLSAVLLIGLVLNSTLGWQWADPVAALGIAAIAVREGVNAWRGDACC, from the coding sequence ATGGCCACCTCGACGGCTCGTCGTGCCACGTTGACGCGGCGTGTGCGTCTGCTGGTCGCCGCCACAATCGCCTACAACGTCGTCGAGGCGCTCGTCGCGCTGACCGAGGGCGTGCGGGTGTCGTCGTCGGCGTTGGTCGGGTTCGGCCTCGACTCGGTGATCGAGGTGTCGTCCGCGGCCGCTGTCGCGTGGCAGTTCGCCGCACGTGACCCCGAGACGCGTGAGAAGGCCGCGCTGCGCTTCATCGCCTTCTCGTTCTTCGCCCTCGCCGCCTACGTCACCGTCGACGCGGTGCTGTCACTGCTCGGCATGCGCGAGCCGCGCCCGTCACTGATCGGGATCGTCCTGGCCGCCGCGAGCCTGCTCATCATGCCGGTGCTGTCGCTGACACAACGTCGCGCCGGTCGGGAACTCGGATCACTGTCTGCCGTCGCGGATTCCAAACAGACTCTGCTGTGCACATACCTGTCCGCGGTGCTGCTCATCGGCCTGGTACTCAACAGCACGCTCGGCTGGCAGTGGGCCGACCCGGTGGCCGCTCTGGGCATCGCGGCGATCGCGGTGCGCGAGGGCGTGAACGCCTGGCGCGGGGACGCGTGCTGCTGA
- a CDS encoding AAA family ATPase gives MSVPARPAPLFADIDDVARRLAETGYLPDTATATAVFLADRLGKPLLVEGPAGVGKTELARAVAQTTGSELVRLQCYEGVDESRALYEWNHAKQILRIQAGNAADVGDWDRTKLDVFSEEFLLSRPLLTAIRRTDPTVLLIDETDKADIEIEGLLLEVLSDFAVTVPELGTIKAERTPFVVLTSNATRELSEALKRRCLFLHIDFPNADLERRILLSRVPELPEHIASELVRIIGVLRGMQLKKLPSVAETIDWGRTVLALGMDTIDDAMIAATLGVVLKHQSDQQRAAGELRLN, from the coding sequence GTGAGTGTCCCCGCACGTCCGGCCCCGCTGTTCGCCGACATCGACGATGTCGCGCGCCGGCTGGCCGAGACCGGATACCTACCCGACACCGCGACGGCCACCGCGGTGTTCCTGGCCGACCGGCTGGGCAAACCGCTGCTCGTCGAGGGGCCCGCGGGTGTCGGCAAGACCGAACTCGCCCGTGCCGTCGCGCAGACGACCGGCTCCGAGCTGGTCCGGCTGCAGTGCTACGAGGGTGTCGACGAGTCCCGGGCGCTCTACGAGTGGAACCACGCCAAGCAGATCCTGCGGATCCAGGCCGGTAACGCCGCCGACGTGGGCGATTGGGACCGCACCAAGCTCGACGTGTTCTCCGAGGAGTTCCTGTTGTCGCGGCCGCTGCTGACCGCGATCCGCCGCACCGACCCGACCGTGCTGCTGATCGACGAGACCGACAAGGCCGACATCGAGATCGAGGGTCTGCTGCTCGAGGTGCTCTCGGACTTCGCGGTGACCGTGCCGGAACTGGGCACCATCAAGGCCGAACGCACCCCGTTCGTGGTGTTGACGTCGAACGCCACCCGGGAGCTCTCCGAGGCGCTCAAGCGGCGGTGCCTCTTCCTGCACATCGACTTTCCAAATGCCGACCTCGAGCGGCGCATCCTGCTCTCGCGGGTGCCCGAACTGCCCGAGCACATCGCCTCCGAACTCGTCCGCATCATCGGCGTGCTGCGCGGGATGCAGCTCAAGAAGCTGCCGTCGGTGGCCGAGACCATCGACTGGGGCCGCACGGTACTGGCGCTCGGTATGGACACCATCGACGACGCGATGATCGCCGCCACCCTCGGCGTGGTGCTCAAACACCAGTCCGACCAGCAGCGCGCCGCCGGAGAGTTAAGGCTGAACTGA
- a CDS encoding NAD(P)/FAD-dependent oxidoreductase, giving the protein MSTPDVSDVVVVGAGIVGSAIARALAGTTSSVTLLEARGDVGDGTSKANTALLHTGFDAKPGTLESRLVARGYDLLGAYAEQVGIPVERTGALLVAWTDEERDALPGLQDKAVRNGYTACEIVDAATVYRLVPDLGPGALAGLSVPGEALICTWTTNLALATDAVQRGARLVRNARVLQAESGDGHTTLRTTAGDIRGRWIINAAGLGADHLDAAFGHHRFTVTPRRGELLVFDKLTRPMVPLIVLAVPSSRGKGVLVSPTIYGNVMVGPTSENLTDRTATDTSEEGFDFLLSKGRALMPTLFEEEVTASYAGLRAAIDSEDYLIDVDDAARYVLVGGIRSTGLTSGMAIAEHVMGLLADTDLDVTARADLPDPPLMPNIGEVGVRPFEDAGRIAADAAYGRIVCFCERVTAGEIRDAFSSTIPPADLDGLRRRTRVMNGRCQGFYCGAHTRALLESHGVEDTYDVGAVQ; this is encoded by the coding sequence ATGAGTACCCCCGACGTCAGCGACGTCGTCGTGGTCGGTGCGGGCATCGTGGGCAGCGCGATCGCGCGCGCCCTGGCCGGCACCACGTCGTCGGTGACGCTGCTGGAAGCACGCGGCGATGTCGGCGACGGCACCAGCAAGGCGAATACGGCGTTGCTGCACACCGGCTTCGACGCCAAACCCGGCACCTTGGAGTCGAGGCTGGTGGCCCGCGGATACGACCTGCTCGGCGCCTACGCCGAGCAGGTGGGCATTCCCGTCGAGCGCACCGGTGCGTTGCTGGTCGCGTGGACCGACGAAGAGCGCGACGCGTTACCGGGTCTTCAGGACAAGGCCGTGCGCAACGGCTACACCGCATGCGAGATCGTCGACGCCGCAACCGTGTATCGGCTGGTGCCCGACCTCGGACCGGGAGCGCTGGCGGGGTTGTCCGTGCCCGGCGAGGCACTCATCTGCACCTGGACCACCAACCTCGCGCTGGCCACCGACGCCGTGCAGCGGGGCGCGCGGCTGGTCCGGAATGCGCGTGTCCTGCAGGCGGAATCGGGCGACGGCCACACCACGCTTCGCACGACCGCCGGTGACATCCGCGGCCGCTGGATCATCAACGCCGCGGGCCTGGGCGCCGATCACCTCGATGCCGCGTTCGGCCATCACCGCTTCACGGTCACACCGCGCCGCGGGGAACTCCTCGTGTTCGACAAGCTGACCCGGCCGATGGTGCCGCTCATCGTGCTCGCGGTGCCGTCGTCGCGAGGTAAGGGCGTGCTCGTCAGCCCCACCATCTACGGCAACGTGATGGTCGGACCGACATCGGAGAACCTGACCGACCGCACCGCCACCGACACCAGCGAGGAGGGGTTCGACTTCCTGCTGTCCAAGGGGCGCGCGTTGATGCCCACGCTGTTCGAGGAGGAGGTCACCGCCAGCTATGCGGGTCTGCGCGCGGCCATCGACTCCGAGGACTACCTGATCGACGTCGACGACGCTGCGCGCTATGTGCTGGTCGGTGGTATCCGCTCGACCGGTCTGACGTCGGGCATGGCGATCGCCGAGCACGTGATGGGCCTGCTCGCCGACACCGATCTCGACGTCACCGCCCGCGCCGACCTACCCGACCCGCCGCTGATGCCCAACATCGGCGAGGTCGGGGTACGTCCCTTCGAGGATGCCGGCCGCATCGCCGCGGACGCCGCCTACGGGCGCATCGTGTGCTTCTGCGAGCGCGTCACCGCCGGTGAGATCCGTGACGCGTTCTCCTCGACGATTCCGCCCGCCGATCTCGACGGGCTGCGACGGCGGACGCGGGTGATGAACGGGCGCTGCCAGGGGTTCTACTGCGGTGCGCACACTCGCGCACTGCTGGAGTCGCACGGCGTCGAGGACACCTACGACGTGGGCGCAGTGCAATGA